In a single window of the Anaerocolumna cellulosilytica genome:
- a CDS encoding LytR/AlgR family response regulator transcription factor, with product MIRIAICDTDSKICGQVKDILNVAEIRLMNHFCIEDFWSGKDLYEVLLDGEYFDIIFLETDLQIMSGIEIGRSIRCEMKNETTQLVFISENDKNAMQLLSVRALDLIIKPVSEKKINTVLEKAINSIRDFKNLFLYKKRFTIYNVLLDDILYFESSNREVNIITNNYTDTFYDKLSNISSKLHYFIKIHKSYLINPNHILKSEYSKIQMSNGVLLPISRKNRIDVRNILNRIGLDNNYIF from the coding sequence GTGATTAGAATAGCAATTTGCGATACAGATAGCAAGATTTGTGGACAGGTGAAAGATATTTTAAACGTAGCAGAAATTAGGCTAATGAATCATTTTTGTATTGAGGATTTTTGGTCTGGTAAGGATCTATATGAAGTTCTATTGGATGGTGAGTATTTTGATATTATATTTTTGGAGACAGATCTTCAAATAATGAGTGGAATAGAAATCGGCAGAAGCATTAGGTGTGAAATGAAGAATGAAACAACACAGCTTGTATTTATATCTGAAAATGATAAAAATGCTATGCAGTTGTTGAGTGTGAGAGCATTAGACTTAATTATTAAGCCTGTTTCGGAAAAGAAAATTAATACAGTACTGGAGAAAGCTATAAACAGTATTCGAGATTTCAAGAATTTGTTTTTATATAAAAAACGTTTTACAATTTATAATGTTTTATTGGATGATATATTATACTTTGAAAGCAGTAATCGAGAAGTTAATATAATTACAAACAATTATACAGACACATTTTATGATAAGCTTAGTAATATATCAAGTAAACTACATTATTTTATTAAGATTCATAAGTCGTATTTAATAAATCCAAATCATATACTAAAATCAGAGTATAGTAAGATACAGATGTCAAATGGTGTTCTATTACCAATAAGCCGTAAGAATAGAATAGATGTTAGAAACATACTTAATAGAATTGGATTGGATAATAACTATATATTCTAA
- the ftsH gene encoding ATP-dependent zinc metalloprotease FtsH — protein sequence MRRQLKGYGFYIIIISLLFAAFLLNDRLNKKISENYEIGNFVSDLNESKLVKVDIYQNIEVPTGEVVVTYENGGREQFYTPDVNKVLDLVLDKGDVTYDLHNISKPNWFLTSVLPYLLGFVVIIILFSFLSNQAAGGGGGNSKVMNFGKSRAKMTTDENKKTTFKNVAGLEEEKEELKEIVDFLKTPKKYIQVGARIPKGVLLEGPPGTGKTLLAKAVAGEAGVPFFSISGSDFVEMFVGVGASRVRDLFEDAKKNSPCIVFIDEIDAVARRRGTGMGGGHDEREQTLNQLLVEMDGFGANEGIIVMAATNRVDILDPAILRPGRFDRKVMVGRPDVKGREEILQVHAKGKPLGEDVDLKQIAQTTAGFTGADLENLLNEAAISAAKEERSYIVHEDINRSFIKVGIGTEKKSRVISDKEKRITAYHEAGHALLFHILPDVGPVYTVSIIPTGNGAAGYTMPLPEKDEMFNTKGRMKQDIIVGLGGRAAEELIFDDITTGASQDIKMATKTARAMVTKYGFSSTVGMVNYDSDDDEVFIGRDLAHTRSYSENVARTIDDEVKGIIDHCYEEAKRILVEYNEVLHNCAKLLIEKERISREEFEALFEKPINDGDGGDNGESMVLEV from the coding sequence GTGAGAAGACAGTTAAAGGGATATGGTTTTTACATCATAATTATAAGCTTGCTGTTTGCTGCATTTCTTTTAAATGACAGATTAAACAAAAAAATATCTGAGAATTATGAAATTGGTAACTTTGTGAGTGATTTAAACGAAAGCAAACTGGTAAAGGTAGACATTTATCAGAATATAGAAGTACCTACTGGTGAGGTTGTGGTCACCTACGAGAATGGTGGCAGAGAGCAGTTTTATACGCCGGATGTTAACAAGGTTCTGGATTTAGTACTAGATAAAGGCGATGTGACTTATGATTTGCACAACATATCAAAGCCTAACTGGTTCTTAACCAGTGTATTGCCTTATTTGTTGGGCTTCGTAGTGATTATCATTCTGTTTTCCTTCTTGTCAAACCAGGCAGCAGGTGGCGGAGGCGGTAATAGTAAGGTTATGAATTTTGGTAAAAGTCGGGCCAAGATGACTACGGATGAAAATAAAAAAACCACTTTTAAAAATGTAGCCGGTTTGGAAGAAGAAAAGGAAGAGTTAAAAGAAATTGTAGATTTCTTAAAAACGCCTAAAAAATACATTCAGGTAGGAGCCAGGATTCCGAAAGGAGTTTTGTTGGAAGGACCGCCAGGAACAGGTAAAACATTGCTTGCAAAGGCTGTTGCGGGTGAAGCGGGTGTGCCATTCTTTAGTATATCCGGTTCTGACTTCGTGGAAATGTTTGTCGGTGTGGGTGCATCCAGAGTAAGAGATTTATTCGAAGATGCGAAAAAGAATTCGCCTTGTATTGTATTTATTGATGAAATTGACGCTGTCGCAAGACGCAGGGGAACCGGTATGGGCGGCGGTCATGATGAAAGAGAACAAACCTTAAACCAGTTACTGGTTGAGATGGATGGATTTGGTGCGAATGAAGGTATCATTGTTATGGCTGCTACGAACCGTGTGGATATTTTAGATCCTGCTATTCTGCGTCCGGGTCGTTTTGACCGAAAGGTAATGGTAGGCCGTCCTGATGTCAAAGGCAGAGAAGAAATCCTTCAGGTGCATGCAAAGGGCAAACCTCTGGGTGAAGATGTGGACTTAAAACAAATTGCTCAGACAACAGCAGGCTTTACTGGCGCAGATCTTGAAAATCTGCTGAATGAAGCAGCGATTTCAGCAGCGAAGGAAGAGCGTTCCTATATTGTTCATGAAGATATTAACCGCTCCTTTATTAAAGTTGGAATCGGTACTGAAAAGAAGAGCAGGGTGATTTCGGATAAAGAAAAACGTATTACGGCTTATCATGAAGCCGGTCATGCGCTCCTATTCCATATACTTCCTGATGTGGGACCGGTGTATACTGTATCTATTATACCTACCGGCAACGGTGCAGCAGGTTATACTATGCCTCTTCCTGAAAAAGATGAAATGTTTAATACGAAGGGTCGTATGAAGCAGGATATTATTGTCGGTCTTGGTGGAAGGGCAGCAGAAGAGCTTATCTTTGATGATATTACTACCGGGGCATCTCAGGATATTAAAATGGCAACTAAGACTGCAAGAGCGATGGTTACAAAATACGGTTTTTCCAGTACAGTTGGTATGGTTAATTACGATAGTGACGATGATGAGGTTTTTATCGGCCGTGATTTGGCTCATACCAGAAGTTATAGTGAAAATGTAGCAAGAACCATTGATGATGAAGTTAAAGGTATCATTGACCATTGCTATGAGGAAGCAAAACGAATTTTAGTGGAATATAATGAAGTACTTCATAACTGTGCAAAGCTGCTAATTGAAAAAGAAAGAATTAGCAGGGAAGAGTTTGAAGCACTGTTTGAAAAACCCATAAATGATGGAGATGGCGGAGATAATGGGGAAAGCATGGTATTGGAGGTCTAA
- a CDS encoding putative ABC transporter permease produces MLKLYNNTLKYILLFFVGGYAYCGVEILFRGFSHISMLIAGGICFILIGLLNEAFPYKISLISQMVMSALIVTIIEFVVGLIVNVFMGLGVWDYSELPYNFMGQICLLYTNIWFLLSLPAILMDDYLKHYLLGEEKPQYKIF; encoded by the coding sequence ATGCTGAAACTATACAACAACACCTTAAAATATATATTATTGTTTTTCGTAGGCGGTTATGCTTATTGCGGAGTAGAAATTTTGTTCCGGGGCTTTTCTCATATCTCTATGCTGATAGCCGGTGGAATCTGTTTTATTCTTATAGGCTTACTAAATGAAGCATTTCCCTATAAGATTTCATTAATCAGCCAGATGGTCATGTCAGCCCTTATTGTAACCATTATAGAGTTTGTTGTGGGACTTATCGTTAATGTCTTTATGGGACTTGGTGTGTGGGATTATTCGGAGTTACCTTATAATTTTATGGGGCAGATATGCCTATTATATACAAATATATGGTTTTTACTATCTCTGCCGGCCATATTGATGGACGATTATCTAAAACATTACCTGTTAGGGGAAGAAAAACCTCAGTATAAAATATTTTAA
- a CDS encoding glycoside hydrolase family 13 protein: MNQLAIFSDGTQEYRRPCEPEPFDTVTLRIRTALEKAIKVSLVTALDARPMKLVLQDNLFAYYEAELQLTDQPTAYCFLIEDGAESWYYNREGLVRTPGADYMFVITPGFHTPDWTKGAVMYQIFVDRFFNGDTSNDVEDHEYIYLGEGTSKVKDWYKYPDAVGIREFYGGDLSGVIKKLDYLKDLGIQAIYLNPIFVSPSNHKYDTQDYDYIDPHFGSIVEDLQEEQENYVKNNALALKYKKRVTNLVNLKAGNELFIQLVEEAHKRDIKVILDGVFNHCGSFHKWLDRESVYEGEEGYEIGAYKSDKSPYKDYFLFQKSSWPENDSYEGWWGYETLPKLHYEGSKELYDYILKIGQKWVSPPYNCDGWRLDVAADLGFSREFNHTFWKDFRKSVKAANPEAVILAEHYGNPKEWLTGDEWDTVMNYDAFMEPLTWFLTGMEKHSDEYRKDLHNNSDAFFEAMKQNMVQFQTTSLFTAMNELSNHDHSRFLTRTNHAVGRVESLGSERAEAGVNKGILKEAVTVQMTWPGAPTIYYGDEAGLCGFTDPDNRRTYPWGREDQDLIEFHREIIKLHNNYKALRTGSLLFLDKAFGFISYGRFAANDKFIVAINNNAYELIAEIRAWIVGIRDDEAVSTLLSTTEVGYTLSSVIYYTEDGILRISLPPYSSVILKNVII; encoded by the coding sequence GTGAATCAATTAGCAATTTTTTCAGACGGGACACAGGAGTACCGCCGACCATGTGAACCGGAGCCGTTTGACACAGTTACATTGCGTATAAGAACCGCTTTAGAGAAGGCTATAAAGGTATCTCTCGTAACGGCTTTAGATGCTAGGCCCATGAAGCTTGTTTTACAAGATAATTTGTTCGCTTATTACGAAGCTGAACTACAACTGACGGATCAACCGACAGCTTATTGCTTTTTAATAGAGGATGGTGCAGAAAGCTGGTATTATAACCGGGAAGGACTTGTTCGAACACCAGGAGCTGACTATATGTTTGTTATTACACCGGGATTTCATACACCGGACTGGACAAAGGGAGCGGTTATGTACCAGATATTTGTTGACCGCTTTTTTAACGGAGACACCAGCAATGATGTAGAAGATCATGAATATATATATCTTGGGGAAGGAACGAGTAAGGTTAAGGATTGGTATAAGTACCCGGATGCGGTTGGAATCCGGGAATTCTATGGGGGAGATTTGTCTGGTGTTATTAAAAAACTTGATTATTTGAAAGATTTAGGTATACAGGCAATCTATTTGAATCCTATCTTTGTTTCCCCTTCTAACCATAAATATGATACGCAAGATTATGATTACATCGATCCTCACTTTGGGAGTATAGTAGAAGATTTGCAGGAAGAGCAGGAGAATTATGTAAAAAATAATGCTTTGGCACTAAAATATAAAAAACGAGTTACGAATCTAGTTAATCTAAAGGCTGGCAACGAGTTATTTATACAGCTTGTGGAGGAAGCTCATAAAAGAGATATTAAAGTGATTTTAGACGGTGTATTTAATCATTGTGGTTCATTTCATAAATGGCTCGATAGAGAAAGCGTATATGAAGGAGAAGAAGGATACGAAATAGGGGCATACAAAAGTGATAAAAGTCCTTATAAGGATTATTTTCTTTTTCAGAAGTCTTCATGGCCTGAAAATGACAGTTACGAAGGCTGGTGGGGGTATGAAACCCTTCCAAAGCTTCATTACGAAGGTTCCAAAGAGTTATATGACTATATCCTTAAGATAGGACAAAAATGGGTGTCGCCACCTTATAATTGTGATGGCTGGAGGCTTGATGTAGCAGCAGATTTAGGATTTTCCAGAGAGTTTAACCATACTTTTTGGAAGGATTTTAGAAAGAGCGTTAAAGCAGCGAATCCGGAAGCTGTGATACTGGCAGAACATTATGGGAATCCTAAGGAGTGGTTAACAGGTGATGAATGGGATACAGTGATGAATTACGATGCCTTTATGGAACCGTTAACCTGGTTTTTAACCGGTATGGAGAAGCATAGCGATGAATACAGGAAGGATTTGCATAATAATTCAGATGCCTTCTTTGAAGCGATGAAACAAAACATGGTGCAGTTTCAGACGACCTCTTTATTTACTGCAATGAATGAACTATCCAACCATGATCATTCCCGTTTCTTAACCAGAACCAACCATGCGGTGGGCAGAGTTGAATCGCTTGGTTCTGAAAGAGCGGAGGCAGGAGTTAATAAGGGTATACTTAAGGAAGCAGTCACTGTGCAGATGACCTGGCCTGGCGCCCCTACCATTTATTATGGAGATGAAGCAGGTCTATGTGGCTTTACAGATCCGGATAACCGACGGACGTATCCTTGGGGAAGGGAAGATCAGGATTTGATTGAATTTCACCGGGAAATAATAAAACTTCATAATAATTACAAAGCCTTACGTACTGGTTCTCTACTATTTTTAGACAAAGCTTTCGGTTTCATCAGCTACGGGAGGTTTGCAGCAAATGATAAATTTATTGTTGCAATAAACAATAATGCCTATGAACTCATAGCAGAGATTAGAGCGTGGATAGTTGGAATAAGAGATGATGAGGCGGTATCAACCTTGCTGTCAACGACAGAAGTAGGCTATACTCTCAGTTCGGTTATTTACTATACAGAAGATGGTATATTAAGGATATCTTTACCGCCATATTCATCAGTTATTCTTAAGAACGTGATAATTTAA
- the hpt gene encoding hypoxanthine phosphoribosyltransferase, whose product MNHNINVLIPQEEVDKKIQELGDQISKDYAGKELHLICVLKGGVFITCELAKNITVPLSLDFMSVSSYGDETISSGRVKIIKDLDDSIEGKEVLIVEDIIDSGNTLRYLIDLLNSRKPSSIKICTLLDKPDRRVTDVAVDYVGFQIPDKFVVGYGLDYTQKYRNLPYIGVIE is encoded by the coding sequence ATGAATCATAACATTAATGTACTAATACCCCAGGAAGAGGTAGACAAAAAAATCCAGGAGCTGGGTGATCAGATAAGTAAGGATTATGCAGGTAAAGAATTGCATTTAATATGTGTTTTAAAAGGTGGTGTATTTATTACCTGTGAACTGGCTAAGAACATAACGGTACCCCTATCCTTAGACTTTATGTCTGTTTCCAGTTACGGTGATGAAACGATAAGCTCCGGAAGAGTTAAAATAATAAAAGATCTGGATGACTCCATTGAAGGTAAGGAGGTTCTAATTGTTGAAGATATTATTGATTCCGGTAATACATTACGATATTTAATTGACCTGTTAAACAGCAGGAAACCAAGCAGCATCAAAATCTGTACACTACTGGATAAACCAGACCGCAGGGTAACGGATGTAGCTGTAGATTATGTAGGGTTTCAAATCCCCGATAAGTTTGTGGTAGGTTATGGTCTTGACTATACTCAAAAGTATAGAAACCTGCCTTATATCGGTGTAATAGAATAA
- the spoIIE gene encoding stage II sporulation protein E → MKELNMRKILVNILGAAMARAVFMGMNPIGMGYFAAVFLEKKSRMFIMFTVLLGMLTAMPYADVLKYLIIMVVISVITALAEFNNKRVSMNTVGVLTAVITASMTITDGLLSNNLGYYLLLGLGEGAAIFAFALIFRKGLEPLLAGIQGQALDNEQIISLAVMLSVVIYGLPEFEGIGFSITMTAALFSVLLTGYKYGVGYGALLGAACGIILSIRTGEINQIGLMCMLGILAGTFREMGRFITFLVYCAGAIVLGELYQKSQLDLSGFGALISCAVLFFLLPKTLTEKVYAGEKVGEEDVFVSQNIQNIAKSKLKDFSESFYSLSNTFAAISEKKASLDKKDKSLLFDELSEQLCKDCTNCNLCWKSNFYDTYQGAYYIMDVVEKNGTIALKEVPESFAGRCICLEHFVAETRRVLEVAKLNLSWHNRLAESREAIAGQLSEVANIIDDFSNDLYRGGDTPDMIKRRLVYQLKMNHVVVQRIAVFDKRNDKQELYITAKTEKGRCVTTKEVAGIISKTFGKVMRPAESCKKVMSRDFDTFIFIEDVNYIVYTGMAKMTKEGARISGDNFSFINPDPGTVVMTLSDGMGTGEKACEESESVVELLEQFMEAGFKRESAIKLINSILVLKSGEQTFSTIDMSIINLYTGFCDFIKIGASTTFVKSGKNVETILSTTLPAGIINQMDYDVITRELKDGDFVIMATDGVIDCIPGEDKEQFISDFISELKMNNPQEIANAVLNQALELNQWVPKDDMTVLVAGFWNK, encoded by the coding sequence ATGAAAGAGTTAAATATGAGAAAGATTTTAGTGAATATACTTGGAGCTGCGATGGCGCGAGCTGTATTTATGGGAATGAATCCTATTGGAATGGGATACTTTGCAGCAGTATTTTTAGAGAAAAAAAGCAGAATGTTTATTATGTTTACCGTATTGCTTGGTATGCTTACGGCAATGCCTTATGCAGATGTGTTAAAATATCTGATTATCATGGTCGTAATCTCGGTTATAACGGCTTTAGCGGAATTTAATAACAAAAGGGTATCCATGAATACCGTAGGGGTACTTACTGCTGTTATTACAGCCTCTATGACCATCACAGACGGACTGCTAAGCAATAACCTTGGTTACTACCTGTTGCTTGGATTAGGAGAAGGAGCGGCTATCTTTGCGTTTGCCTTAATTTTTAGAAAAGGGCTGGAACCTCTCCTTGCGGGTATTCAGGGACAAGCTCTGGACAATGAACAGATTATCAGTCTGGCAGTTATGCTTTCAGTGGTTATCTATGGACTTCCGGAGTTTGAGGGTATAGGTTTTTCTATAACTATGACAGCGGCTTTGTTTAGTGTACTTCTTACCGGATACAAATACGGTGTAGGGTATGGAGCCCTTTTAGGTGCGGCCTGTGGCATAATCTTATCTATACGCACCGGAGAAATAAATCAGATAGGGCTAATGTGTATGCTAGGGATTCTTGCAGGTACGTTTCGAGAGATGGGAAGGTTTATTACCTTTCTGGTGTATTGTGCCGGTGCAATTGTTCTGGGAGAGCTTTATCAAAAAAGTCAGCTTGATTTATCCGGCTTCGGGGCGTTAATATCCTGTGCGGTTTTGTTCTTTCTTCTGCCCAAAACATTGACGGAAAAGGTGTATGCAGGTGAGAAGGTGGGCGAGGAGGACGTTTTTGTAAGTCAGAATATTCAAAATATAGCTAAGAGTAAACTAAAGGACTTTTCGGAGTCCTTTTACAGCCTTTCAAACACCTTTGCAGCTATTTCAGAAAAAAAGGCAAGTCTTGATAAAAAGGACAAAAGCCTCTTGTTTGATGAATTATCAGAGCAGCTTTGTAAGGACTGTACGAACTGTAATCTCTGTTGGAAAAGCAATTTTTATGATACATATCAGGGGGCTTATTATATTATGGATGTGGTTGAGAAGAACGGAACTATAGCCCTTAAGGAGGTGCCGGAGAGCTTTGCCGGCCGGTGTATCTGCCTGGAACATTTTGTTGCGGAAACCAGGAGGGTTTTAGAAGTAGCCAAGTTAAATCTTTCCTGGCATAACCGGCTTGCAGAAAGCAGGGAAGCTATTGCCGGGCAGTTAAGTGAAGTTGCTAATATTATTGATGATTTCTCTAACGATTTATACCGTGGAGGAGATACGCCGGATATGATTAAACGGCGTTTGGTGTATCAACTGAAAATGAATCATGTGGTTGTCCAAAGGATAGCCGTGTTTGATAAAAGAAATGATAAACAGGAATTATATATAACGGCCAAAACGGAAAAAGGAAGGTGTGTTACCACCAAAGAGGTGGCAGGAATTATAAGTAAGACCTTTGGTAAAGTTATGCGGCCTGCAGAATCTTGTAAAAAGGTTATGTCCAGAGATTTTGATACATTTATTTTTATTGAGGATGTAAATTATATAGTTTATACAGGTATGGCCAAGATGACAAAGGAAGGAGCGAGGATATCCGGAGATAATTTTTCTTTTATTAACCCTGACCCGGGTACAGTTGTTATGACTTTATCCGATGGGATGGGTACTGGGGAAAAGGCCTGCGAAGAAAGTGAATCCGTTGTTGAGCTTTTGGAACAGTTCATGGAGGCTGGGTTTAAACGAGAATCCGCCATTAAGCTGATTAATTCAATTTTAGTATTAAAATCAGGTGAGCAGACATTCTCGACCATTGATATGAGTATAATAAACTTGTATACAGGTTTTTGCGATTTCATAAAAATCGGAGCTTCAACGACTTTTGTGAAGAGTGGCAAGAATGTAGAAACAATACTTTCTACTACGCTGCCTGCCGGAATTATCAATCAAATGGATTATGATGTTATAACTAGGGAATTAAAAGATGGTGATTTTGTAATAATGGCAACGGATGGGGTTATAGACTGTATTCCGGGAGAAGATAAGGAGCAGTTTATCAGTGATTTTATTTCTGAGCTTAAAATGAATAATCCACAGGAAATTGCCAATGCTGTTCTAAATCAGGCATTGGAACTAAATCAATGGGTACCAAAGGATGACATGACTGTATTAGTTGCAGGGTTTTGGAATAAGTAG
- the tilS gene encoding tRNA lysidine(34) synthetase TilS: MLNTIKRFIDEQNMIKKGDRIVAGISGGADSVCLFYVLLELKEAYAMDFLVVHVNHGIRGQEAAEDEEYVSILCKQYGIPFFSFYFDVPSVSVKNGMSEEEAGRWVRYQAFNECLKKNKCNKIAIAHNKNDNAETILFHLFRGSGITGLTGIKPVREEIIRPLLCVGRAEIEEFLRVREVSFRDDKTNLMENYSRNKIRHRVLKYAAENINPKAVEHIVNAGNQLKEIEQYLDRMIFSAFSRIVVAREGNEYEVDIEKFIEEEPVIQKGVLRLGVQQLAGGLKDIDAFHIDLIMGLMTKEVSKRLNLPYGILAVREYNCVVLKKQNQNSEESHFFKNHETEIIVPGEQFITGMNLAISTKLINYKKNMIIPKNGCTKWFDYDKIKNTVLIRTRKTGDYLQIDAKGSRKKLKSLFIDEKIPREKRELLPLLADGPHIMWIIGGRMSEAYKVDEETKVILEIHLDGGKDDES; the protein is encoded by the coding sequence ATGCTTAATACAATAAAAAGATTTATAGATGAACAGAATATGATTAAAAAGGGAGACAGGATTGTAGCCGGTATATCCGGAGGAGCTGATTCGGTCTGCCTTTTCTATGTTCTTTTAGAGTTAAAAGAAGCATATGCTATGGATTTTCTAGTGGTGCATGTCAACCACGGCATACGTGGTCAAGAGGCGGCGGAAGATGAAGAATATGTAAGTATCCTGTGTAAGCAGTATGGGATACCCTTTTTTTCTTTTTATTTCGATGTTCCTTCTGTTTCTGTTAAGAATGGAATGTCTGAGGAAGAAGCCGGAAGGTGGGTGCGCTATCAGGCATTCAATGAATGTCTAAAAAAAAATAAGTGTAATAAAATTGCAATTGCGCATAATAAAAATGATAATGCCGAAACTATACTGTTCCATCTGTTCCGGGGAAGCGGTATTACAGGACTTACCGGAATAAAACCAGTCCGTGAGGAGATTATCAGACCTTTGTTATGTGTAGGAAGAGCTGAGATTGAAGAGTTTCTTAGAGTAAGAGAAGTAAGCTTTAGGGATGATAAAACGAACCTTATGGAAAATTACAGTCGAAATAAAATTAGACACCGTGTTCTAAAATATGCTGCTGAAAACATTAACCCGAAAGCAGTTGAACATATTGTGAATGCCGGAAACCAGTTAAAAGAGATTGAACAGTATTTAGATAGGATGATTTTTTCTGCTTTTTCCCGTATTGTAGTGGCAAGAGAGGGCAATGAATATGAAGTAGATATAGAAAAATTCATAGAAGAAGAGCCTGTAATACAAAAGGGAGTTCTGCGCTTAGGGGTACAACAATTAGCGGGAGGATTAAAAGATATTGATGCTTTCCATATAGACCTGATAATGGGATTAATGACAAAGGAAGTATCCAAAAGACTTAATTTGCCTTACGGTATTCTTGCAGTGAGAGAATATAACTGTGTGGTATTAAAAAAGCAGAATCAGAATTCAGAAGAAAGTCATTTTTTCAAGAACCATGAGACAGAAATAATTGTACCCGGAGAACAGTTTATAACTGGAATGAATCTAGCAATAAGTACTAAATTAATCAATTATAAAAAAAATATGATAATTCCGAAAAATGGGTGTACGAAATGGTTTGACTATGATAAAATAAAAAATACTGTTTTAATCCGCACTAGAAAAACTGGAGATTATTTGCAGATTGATGCAAAGGGGAGCAGGAAAAAATTAAAATCGTTATTTATTGACGAGAAAATACCCAGGGAGAAAAGGGAACTGCTGCCTTTATTAGCAGATGGTCCTCATATCATGTGGATTATCGGCGGAAGAATGAGTGAGGCGTACAAAGTAGATGAGGAGACAAAAGTAATACTTGAGATACATTTAGATGGAGGAAAAGACGATGAATCATAA